A single Populus nigra chromosome 13, ddPopNigr1.1, whole genome shotgun sequence DNA region contains:
- the LOC133671642 gene encoding putative receptor-like protein kinase At5g39000, which produces MHRFSYSNLFHKRNSIMSIFIALYLLPPLHLFLYVTATTDYLQRYSPTDLILLNCGASSNLSSPDGRGWDGDSQSKFAASNPPEASSVFAASNQDPSVNQVPYMTARIFHSKFTYTFPVLPGPKFVRLYFYPASYSNLDISTSYFSLSANNYELLNNFSASLTVPAIRPPVDYFTKEFIITVWDNQKLELTFIPSPASFAFINGIEIVSMPDSFYARGSDNPLTNVGTDLSYLDNTTALETVYRLNVGGQDISSTGDTGMYRTWHQDSEYLLGGRTGNTPYLPGVKIEYTTKTPAYSAPAMVYSTMRSMGPEPRVNMNYNLTWIFPVDADFHYLLRLHFCEFRMEFKSVNQQVFLIFINNQTAEYDADVIHMSGGNGIPVYKDYIVLVPQGSQSKQDLWLELHPNMELKPTYADAILNGLEIFKLNTTDGNLAGFNPDPTVAPPPAEQHPSLQERRTGKRSSILTVIGIVGGSIGAVFACSLILYFFAFKQKRVKDPSKSEEKSSWTLLSQTSRSTTTISPSLPTDLCRRFTFFEINEATGNFDDQNIIGSGGFGTVYKGYIEYGFIAVAIKRLDSSSKQGTREFQTEIEMLSNLRHLHLVSLIGYCDDHGEMILVYDYMSRGTLREHLYKTKSSPLPWKQRLEICIGAAKGLHYLHSGAKHTIIHRDVKSTNILLDENWVAKVSDFGLSRLGPTSTSQTHVSTVVRGSIGYVDPEYYRRQHLTEKSDVYSFGVVLFEVLCARPPVIPSSPKDQASLADWARKCYHRGTLDQIVDPHLKGEVAPASLNKFAEIANSCLHGQGIERPKMGDVVWGLEFALQVQQTAENNANSVDGINMENKSSLSPQRDVMTTDDDDMFSGAESHSRSTVSTHESVTQSDPDQRARGVFSEIIDPKAR; this is translated from the coding sequence ATGCATAGGTTTTCTTACTCCAATTTATTCCACAAAAGAAATAGCATAATGTCCATCTTCATCGCTCTCTACCTTCTCCCTCCCCTCCATCTTTTCCTCTACGTTACTGCTACTACAGATTACTTGCAGAGATACAGCCCCACTGATCTAATACTCCTTAACTGTGGTGCATCCTCTAATTTGTCATCTCCAGATGGTCGTGGTTGGGATGGTGATTCCCAGTCTAAGTTTGCTGCGTCTAACCCCCCAGAAGCCTCATCTGTGTTTGCAGCCTCCAATCAAGACCCCTCTGTCAACCAAGTCCCATACATGACAGCCCGTATTTTTCACTCTAAATTCACTTACACATTTCCAGTCTTGCCTGGCCCAAAATTTGTGCGTCTCTACTTTTATCCAGCTTCTTACTCAAATCTTGATATATCCACATCCTATTTCTCGCTTAGTGCCAATAACTACGAGCTACTAAACAACTTTAGTGCCTCTCTTACAGTTCCTGCTATAAGACCTCCAGTGGACTACTTCACCAAAGAGTTCATCATCACCGTGTGGGACAACCAGAAGCTTGAATTAACCTTCATTCCGTCTCCAGCATCTTTTGCCTTCATTAATGGTATCGAAATCGTTTCCATGCCAGACAGCTTCTATGCTCGTGGCAGTGATAATCCACTGACCAATGTGGGCACCGATCTCTCCTATCTGGATAACACAACTGCGCTTGAGACAGTCTATCGACTGAATGTTGGGGGGCAAGATATCAGCAGCACAGGAGATACGGGCATGTACAGGACATGGCATCAAGATTCAGAGTATCTCCTTGGTGGACGAACTGGAAACACTCCATATCTCCCAGGTGTTAAGATAGAGTACACAACCAAAACGCCAGCTTACTCCGCACCTGCTATGGTATATAGTACTATGCGTTCAATGGGTCCTGAACCACGTGTTAACATGAATTACAATCTCACATGGATCTTCCCAGTTGATGCTGATTTCCATTATCTCCTTAGACTCCACTTTTGTGAGTTTCGAATGGAGTTCAAAAGTGTAAATCAAcaggtatttttaatattcatcaacaaTCAAACAGCAGAGTATGATGCAGATGTGATCCATATGAGCGGTGGTAACGGTATTCCAGTTTACAAAGACTACATCGTGCTGGTCCCTCAAGGGAGCCAGAGCAAGCAGGACTTGTGGCTCGAACTACACCCTAACATGGAACTGAAACCTACTTATGCTGATGCAATCTTGAATGGCTTGGAAATATTCAAGCTGAATACAACAGATGGAAATCTTGCAGGATTCAACCCTGATCCAACAGTGGCTCCTCCACCAGCAGAACAACATCCAAGTCTACAAGAGAGAAGAACGGGCAAAAGATCATCAATACTTACGGTTATAGGCATCGTTGGAGGTTCCATAGGTGCAGTATTTGCTTGCTCTcttattctttatttctttgctTTCAAGCAGAAGCGAGTCAAGGACCCTAGCAAGAGTGAGGAAAAATCCTCCTGGACTCTACTATCACAAACATCTAGGTCCACGACTACAATCTCTCCATCACTACCTACTGATCTTTGCCGACGGTTTACTTTTTTCGAAATCAACGAAGCAACAGGAAACTTTgatgatcaaaatattattggttcAGGGGGGTTTGGTACTGTGTATAAAGGATACATTGAATACGGTTTCATCGCAGTAGCCATCAAACGACTAGATTCATCATCAAAGCAAGGGACACGTGAGTTCCAGACAGAGATTGAGATGTTATCCAATCTTCGCCACCTCCATCTAGTGTCACTGATTGGATACTGTGATGATCATGGCGAGATGATCCTTGTATACGATTACATGTCAAGAGGCACCCTAAGAGAACATCTATACAAAACAAAGAGCTCTCCTCTTCCATGGAAGCAAAGGCTAGAAATATGCATTGGTGCTGCAAAAGGGTTGCATTATCTTCATTCAGGAGCAAAGCACACAATCATTCACCGTGATGTGAAGTCAACAAACATATTGTTAGATGAGAATTGGGTGGCTAAGGTTTCAGATTTTGGGCTGTCCAGATTGGGTCCCACTAGTACATCCCAAACCCATGTTAGCACTGTAGTTAGAGGTAGCATTGGATATGTGGATCCAGAATACTACCGTAGGCAACACCTAACAGAGAAATCTGATGTTTATTCATTCGGTGTGGTTTTGTTTGAGGTGCTATGTGCAAGGCCACCAGTAATTCCAAGCTCACCGAAAGATCAAGCAAGCTTAGCTGACTGGGCAAGAAAGTGTTACCATAGAGGAACCCTTGATCAGATCGTGGATCCACATTTAAAGGGCGAGGTTGCCCCTGCCTCTTTAAATAAGTTTGCAGAGATTGCTAACAGTTGCTTACATGGGCAAGGAATTGAACGCCCTAAAATGGGTGATGTCGTTTGGggccttgaatttgcattgcaGGTTCAACAAACTGCTGAGAACAATGCCAACAGTGTAGATGGGATCAATATGGAAAATAAAAGCTCATTATCACCACAACGAGATGTCATGACCACTGATGACGATGACATGTTTAGTGGAGCAGAGTCACATTCAAGGAGCACAGTTAGCACTCATGAAAGTGTCACCCAAAGTGATCCAGATCAAAGAGCGAGGGGTGTGTTTTCTGAAATAATTGACCCAAAGGCAAGATGA